The nucleotide sequence ATGTCTATCATCGTATTAATCTGATCTTCTGTAAGGTTTGCGCATAATCCTTTGGGTATATCCACATTGTGTTTACGAACCATTTCTTTGAAAAGGGCCACATCCTTAGGATAAAATTCTTCGAGATGATCGAAAACGATACAATTTCCAATTCCGTGTTTTGTCCCTAAAACATACGATAGTCCGTAACTCATAGCATGTGCTACACCAACCTGGGAATAAGCTATACTCATTCCTCCATGCCAGGAAGCCATCATTAGTTTTCCTCTGGATTCTTCTTCGGAAAGATCACCTTTTACAAAGATCTCATAACAAAGATCATAAGCCTTTTCACCGTAGCTTTCACTAAAGGCATTTAAGAAAGTTCCGTTAAGCGATTCTACACAATGAATAAAACAATCCATTCCTGTATAAAACCACTGATTTTTGGGAACCCCGATGGTTAGATCCGGATCGAGTATCACCTGGTCAAAAGGAGTATAGTCACTATTGATTCCCAGTTTTTTTACGGGACCCGTTAAAACGGTGGTTCTGGATACTTCGGCGCCAGTGCCCGAAATAGTAGGAATTCCCACATGGTAGACCGCTTTATTTCGCACAAGATCCCAGCCCTGATAATCGGCAGCACTACCCTTATTTGAAAGCATAATAGAAACCGCTTTAGCCAAATCAAGTATGGTTCCCCCTCCAATACCAATGATACCGGACGGTCTGTAGGTAAATTCAGTTTTTATTTCTTTTACCATCTGATCTACCTGAGACGTTTTTGGTTCTTCATCGGCCGAAACAAATATCAGCTTATCGTTAAACCGCAGGTTAATTTTATTAACCAATTCGGAATCATTCTTAAAGACATCATCAACCAGGAAAATAAAAGGAGCTTTATCCTTTCGTTGCGGTGCAAGAATTGAGGATAACTGGTCAAAACTACCTTCCCCGAATACCACTTTGGGTACCATAGGAAAGTTTCGGTATTTATTATTTACATCTGCTCTTTTCTCTTCTTTCAATACTTTATTTGCCCTCATGAGGTCCTCCGGTGTGTCTATTTCTATTCCCTGTGTATTGGAAATAGCCATTTTTATGTTTTTTCCGTATTCGAGATAACGAATACATTCAATTTTTTCTGCAGCTTCGAGCGACCGCATAGGCAATCGGTAAAAATCCATTAATGCCTGCTTTCTGAAAGCGTAGATTCCCTTATGCTTATAATACTGAACTGCTGCATTTTTATCTCTGGGATAAGGAATTGGAGACCTGGAGAAGTACTGTGCAAAATTATCTTTATCTACGATCACTTTTACGCAGTTGGGGTCGCTAATTTCTTTCCAGTCGTGAATTTCGGTCATTAATGATGCCAGATCGATCTTATCGGCATCAGCGCCATTAAAAACACTTAAAACCTGTTCAAGACCCTCCTTGCTCGTAAACGGTTCATCGCCCTGAACATTCACAACAATATCAACATTCATATTCTCTACGGCCTCGGCTATACGATCACTTCCGCAGTCGTGTTCCTTTTTACTCATGATCGCCTTCCCTCCGTGCATTTCAATTTCCTTAAATATAATGTCGCTGTCTGTCACAACAAACACATCATCAAAGAGCTTAGTTTCTTGAGCGGCTTCATAAGTACGTACGATCACGGGTTTTCCACCCAGGTCCTGCATAAGTTTACCTGGAAATCGGGATGCGCCGTAACGCGCTGGTATCATTGCAATTATTTTCAAAAGCGTACTATTTTAATTAACGAAGGCAAAAATAACAAGATTATATGGTTGGAGGCTTCTTTTTCCGAAGCTTTTTATAAAAACGATATATTCCGAAGAAGATAAGCAACACAAGAAAAAATGCGATAACCGGTACGAAAATAGCCGCGATAGACATTACTGTCGAAGTTCCTGTTTCCACTGTGGCGACTATCGGGTTAGCCATTCCACCGGTTGTTGCAGAGGAAGTGAGCCTCAATGCCGAAGCATTTCCCTTTATTGCTGCTGCAGTACCTCCACCGGCAATTATTGCAAGCGCCCAGGTAATCACCGGATTTAAATCTGAGACGGTTGCTACCATTACCGCAGTACCCGCAACGGCTGCCAACGGTATTGCGATCGCATCTAGTAAATTGTCAAACCATGGAATGTAGTAGCCAAATATTTCGACCACTGTGGCAATACCCAACGTTATAATAGCAGTTAAACTTCCCATCCATTGCCAGCTTTCACTAAGAGGGATCACTTCAAAATAAGCCGCAGCACTTAAGATCAATATAGGTAAAAAAACACGAAATCCTGCGGCTACCGCAAGTCCTATTCCCAAACATATACTTATTATAAGATCGGTACTCTCCATCTCTTACGAATCTACAAAAAACTCGTCTTTAAAACCTATGAGATACAACTTTTCTTTAGCTCTGGTGACCGCTGTATATAGCCATCTTAGATATTCTTTATCTATCCCGTTGGGCAGATAGGGTTGCTCCACAAAAACGGTGTGCCATTGTCCGCCCTGAGACTTGTGACAGGTAATGGCGTAAGAGAATTTAACCTGAAGGGCATTGAAGTACTTATT is from Constantimarinum furrinae and encodes:
- the kdsB gene encoding 3-deoxy-manno-octulosonate cytidylyltransferase, whose product is MIPARYGASRFPGKLMQDLGGKPVIVRTYEAAQETKLFDDVFVVTDSDIIFKEIEMHGGKAIMSKKEHDCGSDRIAEAVENMNVDIVVNVQGDEPFTSKEGLEQVLSVFNGADADKIDLASLMTEIHDWKEISDPNCVKVIVDKDNFAQYFSRSPIPYPRDKNAAVQYYKHKGIYAFRKQALMDFYRLPMRSLEAAEKIECIRYLEYGKNIKMAISNTQGIEIDTPEDLMRANKVLKEEKRADVNNKYRNFPMVPKVVFGEGSFDQLSSILAPQRKDKAPFIFLVDDVFKNDSELVNKINLRFNDKLIFVSADEEPKTSQVDQMVKEIKTEFTYRPSGIIGIGGGTILDLAKAVSIMLSNKGSAADYQGWDLVRNKAVYHVGIPTISGTGAEVSRTTVLTGPVKKLGINSDYTPFDQVILDPDLTIGVPKNQWFYTGMDCFIHCVESLNGTFLNAFSESYGEKAYDLCYEIFVKGDLSEEESRGKLMMASWHGGMSIAYSQVGVAHAMSYGLSYVLGTKHGIGNCIVFDHLEEFYPKDVALFKEMVRKHNVDIPKGLCANLTEDQINTMIDIALSLVPLWENALGDDWENIMTREKLRSLYLKM
- a CDS encoding DUF4126 domain-containing protein; this encodes MESTDLIISICLGIGLAVAAGFRVFLPILILSAAAYFEVIPLSESWQWMGSLTAIITLGIATVVEIFGYYIPWFDNLLDAIAIPLAAVAGTAVMVATVSDLNPVITWALAIIAGGGTAAAIKGNASALRLTSSATTGGMANPIVATVETGTSTVMSIAAIFVPVIAFFLVLLIFFGIYRFYKKLRKKKPPTI